A single region of the Polyodon spathula isolate WHYD16114869_AA chromosome 12, ASM1765450v1, whole genome shotgun sequence genome encodes:
- the rufy1 gene encoding RUN and FYVE domain-containing protein 1, with translation MAEEAEDVNSSSGDTSKESFEIVDSWQETAGHDADKDKAAEEGGWSAPILTLARKASESLTSVSGSALRSAAAVSVGLSGKQQPARSENNPPKKAVKDHMAVERSNLLNMMQLSVKVLIQSAVSLGRSLDSHSPPLQQFLVVLEHCLKHALKAKKSFIGQNKSFWAPLELVEKLCPESADIAASARDLPGLKTCVGRARAWLHLALMQKKVADYMRALIERKDLLSEFYEPGALMLEEEGAVVVGLLVGLNVIDANLCLKGEDLDSQVGVIDFSLYFKDPQSNESHKDDGEMTAILDQKHYIEELNRHLSCTVTDLQAKLDSLEKANSKFIEEMAAATDRIQALEKEQEQLREENSSIKQSSKRRVEVTKQDSEVELETYRQSRQGLDEMYNEVWKQYNEEKRIHQELQKELELQVGMKQEMEIAMKLLEKDTHEKQDTLGVLRQQLDEVKTINLQMFNKAQSADSLVQQKNEIITRLEEKIIQMESAMKQMDERMQSSEQGRKEASEKDRDMKQELTGKVEALQRQLTDLDKHCAGLENQLKLEKEQRQDLQREIHRERDTTTQLRTQLQQVGGLEKELSDLKDEKKQLQKICEEQEQALQEMGLHLSQSKLKMEDCKEVNKALKGQAWLKDDEAAQCKQCQKEFSIARRKHHCRNCGDIYCNTCSSNELALPSYPKAVRVCDTCHTFLLQRSSSSSS, from the exons atgGCTGAAGAAGCTGAAGATGTCAACAGCAGTTCTGGAGACACCAGCAAAGAATCTTTTGAGATTGTGGACAGCTGGCAGGAGACCGCCGGGCACGATGCAGACAAGGACAAAGCTGCGGAGGAGGGTGGCTGGTCGGCTCCGATCTTGACGCTTGCCAGGAAAGCCTCAGAGAGCTTGACTAGCGTGAGTGGGAGTGCTTTAAGGTCTGCCGCGGCTGTTTCTGTGGGATTATCAGGGAAACAGCAACCCGCCAGAAGCGAAAACAACCCTCCCAAAAAAG CTGTGAAGGACCACATGGCTGTGGAGCGCTCCAACCTGTTGAATATGATGCAGCTGAGCGTGAAGGTGCTGATCCAGTCTGCTGTGAGTCTGGGCCGCTCGCTGGACTCGCACTCCCCCCCGTTGCAGCAATTCCTTGTGGTCCTGGAGCACTGCCTGAAGCACGCACTCAAAG CAAAGAAGTCATTCATTGGACAGAACAAGTCCTTCTGGGCTCCGCTGGAGCTGGTGGAGAAGCTGTGCCCGGAGTCAGCGGACATTGCAGCCAGCGCGCGGGATCTGCCAGGGCTGAA GACCTGTGTGGGGAGAGCAAGAGCCTGGCTTCACCTGGCCCTGATGCAGAAGAAAGTGGCCGATTACATGAGGGCTCTGATTGAGCGCAAGGACCTACTCAG TGAGTTCTACGAGCCAGGCGCGCTGATGCTGGAGGAGGAGGGCGCAGTGGTTGTGGGCCTGCTGGTGGGACTCAACGTCATTGATGCAAACCTGTGCTTGAAAGGAGAGGACCTGGATTCTCAG GTTGGCGTCATTGACTTCTCGTTGTATTTCAAGGATCCTCAATCCAATGAAAGCCACAAAGA TGATGGGGAAATGACCGCTATACTAGACCAGAAGCACTACATTGAAGAACTGAATCGCCATTTAAG CTGCACCGTGACTGATCTCCAGGCAAAGTTGGACTCGTTGGAGAAGGCTAACTCAAAGTTCATTGAAGAG ATGGCTGCCGCGACAGACCGGATTCAGGCTctggagaaggagcaggagcaGCTGAGAGAAGAGAACTCGTCCATTAAGCAGAGCAGCAAGCGCAGAGTGGAG GTAACGAAGCAGGACAGTGAGGTGGAGCTGGAGACTTACAGGCAGTCACGGCAGGGCCTGGACGAGATGTACAACGAGGTGTGGAAACAGTACAACGAGGAGAAGAGAATCCACCAG GAGTTGCAgaaggagctggagctgcaggtGGGGATGAAGCAGGAGATGGAGATAGCCATGAAGCTGCTGGAGAAGGACACACATGAAAAGCAGGACACACTCGGGGTGCTGCGGCAACAGCTGGACGAGGTCAAAACAATCAACCTGCAGATGTTTAACAAGGCGCAG AGCGCAGACAGCCTGGTCCAGCAGAAGAACGAGATCATCACTCGGCTGGAGGAGAAGATTATTCAGATGGAGTCTGCCATGAAACAAATGGACGAGAG GATGCAGAGCTCGGAGCAGGGAAGGAAGGAGGCCAGCGAGAAGGACCGGGACATGAAGCAGGAGCTGACTGGGAAGGTGGAGGCTCTGCAGAGACAGCTCACAGACTTGGACAAGCACTG CGCGGGGCTGGAGAAtcagttgaaattggagaaggagcAGAGACAGGACCTCCAGAGAGAGatacacagggagagagacaccACGACCCAGCTGAGAACACAGCTCCAGCAAGTGGGGGGCCTGGAAAAG GAGCTGTCAGACCTGAAGGATGAGAAGAAGCAGCTCCAGAAGATCTGTGAGGAACAGGAGCAGGCTCTGCAAGAAATGGGTCTCCACCTCAGCCA ATCAAAACTGAAAATGGAAGATTGTAAAGAAGTCAACAAAGCACTGAAG GGCCAAGCCTGGCTGAAGGATGATGAAGCAGCTCAGTGTAAACAGTGCCAAAAGGAGTTCTCCATTGCACGCAGAAAG cATCACTGCAGGAACTGTGGGGATATCTACTGTAACACGTGTTCAAGTAACGAGCTTGCTCTGCCATCCTACCCCAAAGCAGTGCGGGTCTGCGACACCTGCCACACGTTCTTACTGCAGAGGAGCTCCTCCAGCAGCTCCTGA